A genomic window from Camelina sativa cultivar DH55 chromosome 2, Cs, whole genome shotgun sequence includes:
- the LOC104731652 gene encoding NAD-dependent malic enzyme 1, mitochondrial-like isoform X1, whose protein sequence is MKGSTSTRPTIFAMSNPTKNAECTPQDAFSILGENMIFASGSPFKNVEFGNGQVGHCNQGNMYLFPGIGLGTLLSGAPIVSDGMLQAASECLAAYMSEEEVLQGIIYPPISRIRDITKRIAAAVIKEAIEEDLVGGYREMDAQELQKLNELVRRQ, encoded by the exons ATGAAAGGTTCAACCTCGACAAGACCTACTATTTTTGCAATGTCGAACCCTACAAAAAACG CTGAATGCACGCCTCAAGATGCATTTTCTATATTAGGCGAGAATATGATTTTTGCAAGTGGAAGCCCATTCAAGAATGTGGAATTTG GGAATGGTCAAGTAGGACATTGCAACCAGGGAAACATGTACCTATTTCCGGG TATTGGACTTGGTACTCTTCTATCTGGTGCTCCCATCGTCTCGGATGGTATGCTTCAGGCCGCATCTGAGTG CCTAGCAGCATACATGAGCGAAGAAGAAGTGCTACAGGGGATTATATATCCTCCAATATCAAG GATACGAGACATAACAAAAAGAATAGCAGCTGCGGTGATTAAGGAAGCGATTGAGGAGGATCTGGTCGGCGGATATAGGGAAATGGACGCTCAAGAGCTCCAAAAGCTTAATGAG CTGGTCCGCAGACAGTAG
- the LOC104731652 gene encoding NAD-dependent malic enzyme 1, mitochondrial-like isoform X2 — protein sequence MKGSTSTRPTIFAMSNPTKNAECTPQDAFSILGENMIFASGSPFKNVEFGNGQVGHCNQGNMYLFPGIGLGTLLSGAPIVSDGMLQAASECLAAYMSEEEVLQGIIYPPISRIRDITKRIAAAVIKEAIEEDLVGGYREMDAQELQKLNERI from the exons ATGAAAGGTTCAACCTCGACAAGACCTACTATTTTTGCAATGTCGAACCCTACAAAAAACG CTGAATGCACGCCTCAAGATGCATTTTCTATATTAGGCGAGAATATGATTTTTGCAAGTGGAAGCCCATTCAAGAATGTGGAATTTG GGAATGGTCAAGTAGGACATTGCAACCAGGGAAACATGTACCTATTTCCGGG TATTGGACTTGGTACTCTTCTATCTGGTGCTCCCATCGTCTCGGATGGTATGCTTCAGGCCGCATCTGAGTG CCTAGCAGCATACATGAGCGAAGAAGAAGTGCTACAGGGGATTATATATCCTCCAATATCAAG GATACGAGACATAACAAAAAGAATAGCAGCTGCGGTGATTAAGGAAGCGATTGAGGAGGATCTGGTCGGCGGATATAGGGAAATGGACGCTCAAGAGCTCCAAAAGCTTAATGAG AGAATATAA
- the LOC104731652 gene encoding NAD-dependent malic enzyme 1, mitochondrial-like isoform X3: protein MKGSTSTRPTIFAMSNPTKNAECTPQDAFSILGENMIFASGSPFKNVEFGNGQVGHCNQGNMYLFPGIGLGTLLSGAPIVSDGMLQAASECLAAYMSEEEVLQGIIYPPISRIRDITKRIAAAVIKEAIEEDLVGGYREMDAQELQKLNE, encoded by the exons ATGAAAGGTTCAACCTCGACAAGACCTACTATTTTTGCAATGTCGAACCCTACAAAAAACG CTGAATGCACGCCTCAAGATGCATTTTCTATATTAGGCGAGAATATGATTTTTGCAAGTGGAAGCCCATTCAAGAATGTGGAATTTG GGAATGGTCAAGTAGGACATTGCAACCAGGGAAACATGTACCTATTTCCGGG TATTGGACTTGGTACTCTTCTATCTGGTGCTCCCATCGTCTCGGATGGTATGCTTCAGGCCGCATCTGAGTG CCTAGCAGCATACATGAGCGAAGAAGAAGTGCTACAGGGGATTATATATCCTCCAATATCAAG GATACGAGACATAACAAAAAGAATAGCAGCTGCGGTGATTAAGGAAGCGATTGAGGAGGATCTGGTCGGCGGATATAGGGAAATGGACGCTCAAGAGCTCCAAAAGCTTAATGAG TAG